CCGAGATCGTCCGGTTATGGAAAGCAAAATGAAAAAAGCCGACTTGCTGCCGATTTTGAAAGTATTGCGTGAAGCCGGCATCCCCTTCGCCCTGGCCGGCGGGCCGATTGACCTGGAAGACGCCAAGTCTATCCTGGAGATCATGAAAGGCAAGCTGGACATGAAGTACCTGGAAGGTGAATTGAAACGTTGCCGGCTATCTCTTGATGGATTAACTAATCTCAAGGAAAAAGGCAAAAGGCAAAAGTAAAAAGGCAAAAGTGAAGAAAACGACAATATGAAGGAAAACGATCTTTGCCAGAGGCTGTTTAATTTTGCAGTCGATACGATCACATTTCTGAAGAGCATGAAAATTAATTCAGGCAACGGTGTGGTCAAAATGCAGTTGACTAAGGCTGCAACTTCCAGTGGGGCTAATTATGAAGAGGCCCAAGGCGCTTCATCCAAGGCTGATTTCATCAATAAGGTCAGGATCTCTTTGAAAGAAATGCGTGAAGCCAATTATTGGCTCAGAATCCTGCAGAAGATCGAAAGCAAGCATCCTACAAGATTAAACCTTCTCATCACGGAATCTAATGAACTAAAAAACATTCTGGGTTCCATTTGCAAAAAGGCCAATGAAAATAAAGCTTAAAAAGAGAGTTTTTAATGCCGTATAAGTTCGATTTAATTACGGTTTCTTCACTTTTTACTTTTTACTTAAGGATTCGCTAATGACAGTTTCTCAACGTATTTTATCTTTAACTTCTTTAAAGTGCATTGTTTCTTCACTTTTTACTTTTGCCTTTTGCCTTTTGCCTTGAGGTTTCAACTATGACAACTTCTCAACGTAATTTTGCTTTAATCGGAGCTGCCGGCTACATCGCTCCCCGCCACCTCCAGGCCATAAAAGACACAGGTAATATTTTAATAGCGGCGCTGGACCGCTCCGATTCAGTAGGGATACTGGACCGCTATTTCCCCGACACCGCCTTTTTCACCGAATTCGAGCGCTTCGACCGCCACGTGGAAAAGCTGCGCCGCCAGGAAGAGGCCAAGCGCGTCCATTATGTCTCCATAACTTCTCCCAACTACCTCCACGACGCGCACATCCGCTTCGCCCTGCGCATCGGCGCCGACGCCATCTGCGAAAAGCCGCTTGTGCTCAACCCCTGGAACGCCGACGCCTTGAGCGAATTGGAGCAGGAGACTGGCAAGAAGGTTTACAATATCCTGCAGCTGCGCCTGCACCCGGCCATAATCGCCTTGAAGGAGCGGATCACAAAGGAAAAATCAAAGAATAAATACGATATCGAGCTGACGTACATCACCTCCCGCGGCCTGTGGTACGAAGTCTCCTGGAAAGGGGACATCGCCAAGTCAGGCGGTGTGGCAACCAATATCGGCATCCACTTCTTCGACATGCTCCTGTGGATATTCGGCAAGCTGCAGAAGCAGGTCGTCCATATTGCCGATGACAGGAAAATGTCCGGGTACTTCGAGCTCGAAAGGGCCCGCGTCAGCTGGTTCCTTTCCCTGGACAGCTCCGATCTGCCGAAGGCGGCCAAGGATTCCGGCAAGAACACCTATCGCACGTTGAAGTTGAATGACGAACTCTTTGAGTTTTCCGAAGGTTTCGGCGACCTGCACACGGAAGTGTATCGCCAAGTCCTCGCCGGCAAGGGCTTCGGCATTGACGACGCCAGGGCGTCGATCGAGTTGGCGCATGAGATCAGGAGCGC
Above is a genomic segment from Candidatus Aminicenantes bacterium containing:
- a CDS encoding Gfo/Idh/MocA family oxidoreductase → MTTSQRNFALIGAAGYIAPRHLQAIKDTGNILIAALDRSDSVGILDRYFPDTAFFTEFERFDRHVEKLRRQEEAKRVHYVSITSPNYLHDAHIRFALRIGADAICEKPLVLNPWNADALSELEQETGKKVYNILQLRLHPAIIALKERITKEKSKNKYDIELTYITSRGLWYEVSWKGDIAKSGGVATNIGIHFFDMLLWIFGKLQKQVVHIADDRKMSGYFELERARVSWFLSLDSSDLPKAAKDSGKNTYRTLKLNDELFEFSEGFGDLHTEVYRQVLAGKGFGIDDARASIELAHEIRSAVPVGLKGEYHPFSKVGA
- a CDS encoding four helix bundle protein, which translates into the protein MKENDLCQRLFNFAVDTITFLKSMKINSGNGVVKMQLTKAATSSGANYEEAQGASSKADFINKVRISLKEMREANYWLRILQKIESKHPTRLNLLITESNELKNILGSICKKANENKA